The Cellulomonas sp. P24 genome contains a region encoding:
- a CDS encoding 2,3-bisphosphoglycerate-dependent phosphoglycerate mutase, translating into MGVAGTLTLLRHGESTYNAARVFTGLLDVDLSPLGERQAREAGRLLAEHSAVPDLVLSSPLRRARRTADAVLAELGCDVPLVEEWRLEERDYGVLTGVPKRQVVERYGHDTFFAWRRTLHGRPPAADPAEIATWGLVSTRPPELPAPGSGESLHDVIERVRPCWEGGIRGGLADGRSILVVAHGNSLRALCALIDDLDEDELEELNLPAGQPLRYDTTPDGRVGPRGGRYLDPAAARAGAALIAAEGGT; encoded by the coding sequence ATGGGTGTGGCCGGGACGTTGACGCTCCTGCGGCACGGCGAGAGCACGTACAACGCCGCCCGGGTCTTCACCGGTCTGCTGGACGTCGACCTCTCGCCGCTCGGGGAGCGTCAGGCCCGCGAGGCCGGACGTCTGCTCGCGGAGCACTCCGCGGTCCCCGACCTCGTCCTCTCGTCGCCGCTGCGGCGTGCGCGGCGCACCGCGGACGCCGTCCTCGCCGAGCTGGGGTGCGACGTCCCGCTCGTCGAGGAGTGGCGCCTCGAGGAGCGCGACTACGGGGTGCTCACCGGGGTCCCCAAACGGCAGGTCGTCGAGCGGTACGGGCATGACACGTTCTTTGCCTGGCGCCGGACGCTGCACGGCAGACCACCGGCGGCCGACCCGGCCGAGATCGCGACCTGGGGTCTCGTCAGCACCCGTCCGCCCGAGCTCCCGGCGCCCGGTTCCGGCGAGTCCCTGCACGACGTGATCGAGCGGGTGCGCCCGTGCTGGGAGGGCGGGATCCGGGGCGGGCTCGCGGACGGTCGGAGCATCCTCGTCGTCGCCCACGGGAACAGCCTGCGTGCGCTGTGCGCCCTGATCGACGACCTCGACGAGGACGAGCTCGAGGAGCTCAACCTGCCTGCGGGCCAGCCGCTCCGGTACGACACGACGCCCGACGGGCGCGTCGGACCCCGTGGCGGCCGCTACCTGGACCCTGCCGCCGCGCGGGCCGGTGCCGCGCTGATCGCTGCGGAGGGCGGCACGTGA
- a CDS encoding sodium-translocating pyrophosphatase has translation MSAARPEGRAVTGASARSVDPRRPAPGGTPTATQAPPGSPGHRRSSRGLALRTAALGGVAALVLSGCASSTGSTETTIKGGEASLVLPDLGSVTILGGISGRVLLMLGLVVCIAGIAFGVRSYVELRKMPVHPSMLEISELIYSTCKAYLIQQGRFLLMLWVSIAAVIVAYYGLLVGFPWGRVAIVIAFSLVGMAGSYSVAWYGIRVNTFANSRVAFASLRGKPLPMHRIPMKSGMSIGMVLISIELIMMLIILLFLPRDLAGACFIGFAIGESLGASVLRIAGGIFTKIADIGADLMKIAFKIKEDDARNPGVIADCTGDNAGDSVGPSADGFETYGVTGVALITFVLLAVHDPATQASLLVWIFAVRVAMLIASAVSYLANDLWTRSRYANADRFNFEEPLSSLVWITSAVCVITTFVTTYAVLGQSLNDGLWWKLASIISFGTIAGAIIPELVKVFTSTHSKHVREVVKSSRQGGASLNILSGLVAGNMSAYWLGMAIVGLMGGAFLMSGLGLDALMIAPAVFAFGLVAFGFLGMGPVTIAVDSYGPVTDNAQSVYELSLIEDVVGIEDELERDHGFRPQWTKGKQMLEENDGAGNTFKATAKPVLIGTAVVGATTMIFSIIMSLTNGLTTGMENLSLLHAPLLLGLITGGAVIFWFTGASIQAVTTGAYRAVEFIKNTIKLDGETKASEADSRRVVEICTQYAQQGMLNMFLGVFFATLAFAFVEPYFFIGYLISIAIFGLYQAIFMANAGGAWDNAKKIVEVDLHAKGTALHDATIVGDTVGDPYKDTSSVALNPVIKFTTLFGLLAVELAVSLTDKGNHTLVVVLAAVFFVVSAFFVHRSFYGMRIRTTLEDTGMDAEVHGLPDGSGTTTSDASRRDTELTQSGVGDER, from the coding sequence GTGAGCGCTGCCCGACCCGAGGGACGCGCCGTCACCGGTGCATCCGCACGTTCCGTCGACCCGCGTCGTCCTGCTCCCGGCGGGACCCCGACTGCAACCCAGGCGCCGCCCGGCTCCCCCGGGCACCGCCGATCGTCCCGTGGCCTCGCCCTCCGGACCGCCGCGCTCGGCGGAGTCGCGGCCCTCGTCCTCTCCGGGTGCGCATCCTCCACCGGGTCGACCGAGACGACCATCAAGGGCGGCGAGGCGAGCCTCGTCCTGCCGGACCTCGGGTCCGTGACGATCCTCGGCGGGATCTCCGGCCGCGTGCTGCTCATGCTCGGCCTGGTCGTGTGCATCGCCGGCATCGCGTTCGGCGTCCGCAGCTACGTCGAGCTCCGCAAGATGCCCGTGCACCCGTCGATGCTCGAGATCTCCGAGCTCATCTACTCGACCTGCAAGGCGTACCTGATCCAGCAGGGCCGGTTCCTGCTCATGCTGTGGGTGTCGATCGCCGCGGTGATCGTCGCCTACTACGGGCTCCTCGTCGGCTTCCCATGGGGACGGGTCGCGATCGTCATCGCGTTCAGCCTCGTCGGGATGGCCGGGTCGTACTCCGTCGCCTGGTACGGGATCCGGGTCAACACGTTCGCCAACTCGCGCGTCGCGTTCGCGTCGCTGCGCGGCAAGCCGCTGCCGATGCACCGCATCCCCATGAAGTCCGGCATGTCGATCGGCATGGTGCTGATCAGCATCGAGCTGATCATGATGCTCATCATCCTGCTGTTCCTGCCGCGCGACCTCGCCGGCGCGTGCTTCATCGGATTCGCGATCGGCGAGTCCCTCGGCGCCTCGGTGCTCCGGATCGCCGGCGGCATCTTCACCAAGATCGCCGACATCGGCGCCGACCTCATGAAGATCGCGTTCAAGATCAAGGAGGACGACGCGCGCAACCCCGGCGTGATCGCCGACTGCACCGGTGACAACGCGGGTGACTCGGTGGGCCCGAGCGCGGACGGCTTCGAGACCTACGGCGTGACCGGCGTCGCGCTCATCACGTTCGTCCTGCTCGCGGTGCACGACCCGGCGACCCAGGCGAGCCTGCTCGTCTGGATCTTCGCCGTGCGCGTGGCCATGCTCATCGCGTCGGCTGTGTCGTACCTCGCCAACGACCTGTGGACCAGGTCCCGCTACGCGAACGCCGACCGGTTCAACTTCGAGGAGCCGCTCAGCTCCCTCGTGTGGATCACCTCGGCGGTGTGCGTCATCACGACGTTCGTGACGACCTACGCGGTGCTCGGCCAGTCGCTCAACGACGGCCTGTGGTGGAAGCTCGCGTCGATCATCTCGTTCGGGACGATCGCGGGTGCGATCATCCCCGAGCTCGTCAAGGTCTTCACCTCGACCCACAGCAAGCACGTCCGTGAGGTCGTCAAGAGCTCACGCCAAGGCGGCGCCTCGCTCAACATCCTGTCCGGCCTGGTCGCCGGGAACATGTCCGCCTACTGGCTCGGCATGGCGATCGTCGGCCTCATGGGCGGCGCGTTCCTCATGAGCGGCCTCGGGCTCGACGCCCTCATGATCGCTCCTGCGGTTTTCGCGTTCGGCCTCGTCGCGTTCGGGTTCCTCGGCATGGGCCCGGTCACGATCGCGGTGGACTCGTACGGCCCGGTGACCGACAACGCCCAGAGCGTGTACGAGCTCTCGCTGATCGAGGACGTCGTGGGCATCGAGGACGAGCTCGAGCGGGACCACGGGTTCAGGCCTCAGTGGACCAAGGGCAAGCAGATGCTCGAGGAGAACGACGGCGCCGGCAACACCTTCAAGGCGACCGCCAAGCCGGTGCTGATCGGCACGGCGGTGGTCGGCGCGACGACGATGATCTTCTCGATCATCATGAGCCTGACCAACGGCCTCACGACGGGCATGGAGAACCTCTCTCTGCTGCACGCCCCGCTTCTCCTGGGACTCATCACCGGCGGCGCCGTCATCTTCTGGTTCACCGGCGCATCGATCCAGGCCGTCACGACCGGGGCCTACCGGGCGGTCGAGTTCATCAAGAACACGATCAAGCTCGACGGAGAGACGAAGGCCAGCGAGGCCGACTCCCGCCGCGTCGTGGAGATCTGCACGCAGTACGCGCAGCAGGGCATGCTGAACATGTTCCTGGGCGTGTTCTTCGCGACCCTCGCGTTCGCGTTCGTCGAGCCGTACTTCTTCATCGGCTACCTGATCTCGATCGCGATCTTCGGCCTCTACCAGGCGATCTTCATGGCCAACGCCGGAGGCGCGTGGGACAACGCCAAGAAGATCGTCGAGGTGGACCTGCACGCCAAGGGCACCGCGCTGCACGACGCGACGATCGTCGGCGACACCGTCGGCGACCCGTACAAGGACACGTCGTCGGTGGCCCTCAACCCGGTCATCAAGTTCACGACCCTGTTCGGCCTGCTCGCGGTCGAGCTCGCCGTCAGCCTGACCGACAAGGGGAACCACACCCTCGTGGTCGTGCTCGCGGCGGTGTTCTTCGTGGTGTCGGCGTTCTTCGTCCACCGGTCCTTCTACGGCATGCGGATCCGCACGACCCTCGAGGACACCGGGATGGACGCCGAGGTGCACGGGCTGCCCGACGGCAGCGGGACGACCACCTCCGACGCGTCGCGTCGGGACACCGAGCTGACGCAGTCAGGAGTGGGTGACGAACGATGA
- a CDS encoding glycosyltransferase family 1 protein, with product MKVAIQYAAALVDSDGHVAGHDAGATLVRRLLRVFPGAELIGPGPRHCAGFNMIPLEFVDGDDTVVIAMDVIDSLSTWRTLKENCDEPKVMNFVWWNTSQYTHPVERAALALSCALFPTFANSERTAIEVREIVSSWTISPIAEKAKIAWVNLGIRLEHVRPRHEPPVPVVLYPAIYLSERKQPKLFFDVVERVVKRTPIKVEARLHESHLISEWAMALSRKDWTWVGPLTASREDYWEALARTTAFLATATEESYGLEYIEALVAGAIGVFPDRPWVRAILPAGYPFLYRTPAEAEALLYRAVTDTAACRRELDEAAGGDFAQWLRARHDDDQFEKAIADRVTEWFGA from the coding sequence ATGAAGGTCGCGATCCAGTACGCAGCGGCACTGGTCGACTCCGACGGGCACGTGGCCGGCCACGACGCCGGCGCGACCCTGGTCCGGCGCCTGCTCCGGGTGTTCCCCGGCGCCGAGCTGATCGGCCCCGGACCGCGGCACTGCGCCGGGTTCAACATGATCCCGCTCGAGTTCGTGGACGGCGACGACACGGTCGTCATCGCGATGGACGTGATCGACTCCCTGAGCACGTGGCGCACGCTCAAGGAGAACTGCGACGAGCCGAAGGTCATGAACTTCGTCTGGTGGAACACGTCGCAGTACACCCACCCGGTCGAGAGGGCCGCCCTCGCGCTCTCGTGCGCCCTGTTCCCGACGTTCGCCAACTCCGAGCGGACGGCCATCGAGGTCCGCGAGATCGTCTCGAGCTGGACGATCTCGCCGATCGCGGAGAAGGCCAAGATCGCCTGGGTCAACCTGGGCATCCGGCTCGAGCACGTACGCCCACGGCACGAGCCGCCGGTGCCCGTCGTGCTGTACCCGGCGATCTACCTGTCCGAGCGCAAGCAGCCGAAGCTCTTCTTCGACGTCGTCGAGCGGGTGGTCAAGCGGACGCCGATCAAGGTGGAGGCCCGCCTGCACGAGTCCCACCTGATCTCCGAGTGGGCCATGGCGCTGTCCCGCAAGGACTGGACCTGGGTCGGCCCGCTGACCGCGAGCCGCGAGGACTACTGGGAGGCGCTCGCCCGGACCACGGCGTTCCTCGCGACGGCGACCGAGGAGTCGTACGGCCTGGAGTACATCGAGGCACTCGTCGCCGGAGCCATCGGGGTGTTCCCGGACCGCCCGTGGGTGCGGGCGATCCTGCCCGCGGGTTACCCGTTCCTGTACCGGACGCCGGCTGAGGCCGAGGCGCTGCTGTACCGGGCGGTCACCGACACCGCGGCGTGTCGCCGAGAGCTCGACGAGGCCGCCGGTGGCGACTTCGCGCAGTGGCTGCGCGCCCGGCACGACGACGACCAGTTCGAGAAGGCGATCGCCGACCGCGTCACGGAGTGGTTCGGCGCCTGA
- a CDS encoding ABC transporter substrate-binding protein, with protein sequence MQQRRERRPGGTTAATNDSAAFASMPTVTMMVGGIDKQIYLPYQLAAGLGYYTKYGVNMVLSTEESGGVGAEDAVAFGQVDMAGAWYVHTIDFQQAGKDVISIAQLSGAPGEREMCATGSNVKSAADWAGKTVGVTDLGSGTDDLTLYMASKAGVTSQQFHRQGVGAGSTLIAALQHKTIVCGMTTQPTVAALESKGVAYSAIDLASTAGATKALGGPFPSAAVLVQKSWLDANKATAQKVVDALVATMHYIATHSAADIADHLPPGFVSNSLVTKADYIKALDADKGQFLPDGMMPANGPETVLAVEKGAGNIKKAIDLPSTYTNDLVIAANKLEGYTK encoded by the coding sequence GTGCAGCAGCGCCGCGAGCGGCGCCCCGGCGGCACCACGGCCGCCACCAACGACAGTGCGGCCTTCGCCTCGATGCCGACCGTGACGATGATGGTCGGCGGCATCGACAAGCAGATCTACCTGCCGTACCAGCTCGCCGCCGGGCTCGGCTACTACACGAAGTACGGCGTCAACATGGTGCTGAGCACCGAGGAGTCGGGTGGCGTCGGTGCCGAGGACGCGGTGGCGTTCGGCCAGGTCGACATGGCCGGCGCGTGGTACGTGCACACGATCGACTTCCAGCAGGCAGGCAAGGACGTCATCAGCATCGCCCAGCTCAGCGGGGCGCCGGGTGAGCGTGAGATGTGCGCGACCGGGTCGAACGTGAAGTCCGCCGCGGACTGGGCCGGCAAGACGGTCGGGGTGACCGACCTCGGCTCGGGCACCGACGACCTCACGTTGTACATGGCCTCGAAGGCCGGCGTGACGTCCCAGCAGTTCCACCGTCAGGGGGTCGGCGCCGGCAGCACGCTCATCGCCGCGCTGCAGCACAAGACGATCGTGTGCGGCATGACCACGCAGCCCACGGTCGCCGCTCTCGAGTCCAAGGGCGTCGCGTACTCGGCGATCGACCTGGCCTCGACGGCCGGGGCGACGAAGGCCCTCGGCGGACCGTTCCCGTCGGCGGCCGTTCTGGTGCAGAAGTCGTGGCTCGACGCGAACAAGGCCACCGCGCAGAAGGTCGTGGATGCGCTGGTCGCCACGATGCACTACATCGCGACGCACAGCGCCGCCGACATCGCCGACCACCTGCCCCCGGGCTTCGTGTCGAACAGCCTCGTCACCAAGGCCGACTACATCAAGGCTCTCGACGCGGACAAGGGGCAGTTCCTCCCGGACGGCATGATGCCGGCGAACGGGCCGGAGACCGTCCTCGCCGTCGAGAAGGGGGCCGGGAACATCAAGAAGGCGATCGACCTCCCGTCGACGTACACCAACGACCTGGTGATCGCCGCGAACAAGCTGGAGGGGTACACGAAGTAG
- a CDS encoding ABC transporter permease: MNHQTTTVSDAQALAAIQDDLRRTPAGDEASIAAAAHARRRRRRLQVHATRVAVVIAILGGWQLFTNLKIVDPFFFGQPTGIASQLVDWFQNGTPYGTLWLQIGVTMKEALGGFVYGTLAGIVLGVLLGQVPFLADVLGPFIKVLNAVPRIVLGSIFVVWLGFGPTSKILLASVLVFFVVFFNAFQGVREVDRNLIANVRVLGASRSQVIRDVVLPSAVVWIIASLHVAFGFAIIGAIVGEFLGSQEGLGLLISNSQNHFLPDGIFAAMLIIAVIALTAEGLISQLEKRLLSWRPGMHVETAGL; this comes from the coding sequence GTGAACCACCAGACCACGACCGTGAGCGACGCCCAGGCGCTCGCAGCGATCCAGGACGACCTCAGGCGGACGCCCGCAGGCGACGAGGCATCGATCGCCGCGGCGGCGCACGCGCGCCGTCGCCGTCGGCGGCTCCAGGTCCATGCGACCCGGGTCGCCGTGGTGATCGCGATCCTCGGCGGCTGGCAGCTGTTCACCAACCTGAAGATCGTCGACCCGTTCTTCTTCGGACAGCCGACCGGGATCGCGAGCCAGCTGGTGGACTGGTTCCAGAACGGCACCCCCTACGGCACGTTGTGGCTCCAGATCGGCGTCACGATGAAGGAGGCCCTCGGGGGCTTCGTCTACGGCACCCTCGCGGGCATCGTGCTGGGCGTGCTGCTCGGCCAGGTGCCGTTCCTCGCGGACGTCCTGGGGCCTTTCATCAAGGTGCTCAACGCGGTTCCGCGCATCGTGCTCGGCTCGATCTTCGTCGTGTGGCTCGGCTTCGGTCCGACCTCGAAGATCCTGCTCGCGTCGGTCCTGGTGTTCTTCGTGGTCTTCTTCAACGCGTTCCAGGGCGTGCGCGAGGTCGACCGCAACCTCATCGCGAACGTCCGCGTCCTCGGCGCGTCGCGCTCCCAGGTGATCCGTGACGTCGTCCTGCCGTCGGCCGTCGTGTGGATCATCGCGAGCCTGCACGTCGCCTTCGGGTTCGCGATCATCGGGGCGATCGTGGGGGAGTTCCTCGGGTCCCAGGAGGGGCTCGGCCTGCTCATCTCGAACTCGCAGAACCACTTCCTGCCCGACGGCATCTTCGCCGCGATGCTCATCATCGCCGTGATCGCTCTCACCGCCGAGGGTCTCATCAGCCAGCTCGAGAAGCGCCTGCTCAGCTGGCGCCCCGGCATGCACGTCGAGACCGCCGGGCTCTAG
- a CDS encoding ABC transporter ATP-binding protein, giving the protein MTPISQTPTGSAREAVTGTLPAPRAAAGAAGASGAHERSRIELAGVTKRFVSPTGTAMTALRDVSFTVEPGQFCAVVGPTGCGKSTTLTMVAGLEPPSAGVVRVGGRAVDGIADHMSFMFQNDALLPWKSVLQNVALGPRFRGVPKAEALEKAREWIRVVGLTGFEDHHPHQLSGGMRKRATLAASLISEPSILLMDEPFGALDVQTKAIMSNELLTLWERTKPSVIFITHDLEEAVALADRVVVMTAGPGTVKAVYDIDLPRPRGAVQEIRFEPRFLELHQQIWESLREEVERAYARTGRTTESTGGRK; this is encoded by the coding sequence ATGACCCCCATCAGCCAGACCCCGACGGGCTCGGCCCGAGAGGCAGTGACCGGAACCCTTCCGGCACCGCGCGCGGCAGCTGGAGCAGCCGGGGCGAGCGGTGCGCACGAGCGCTCGCGCATCGAGCTCGCCGGTGTCACCAAGAGATTCGTGTCCCCGACGGGGACCGCCATGACCGCGCTGCGCGACGTGAGCTTCACGGTCGAACCCGGGCAGTTCTGCGCAGTCGTCGGACCGACCGGCTGCGGGAAGTCGACGACCCTGACCATGGTCGCCGGTCTCGAGCCGCCCTCCGCCGGCGTCGTCCGGGTCGGCGGACGGGCGGTCGACGGCATCGCCGACCACATGAGCTTCATGTTCCAGAACGACGCCCTGCTGCCGTGGAAGAGCGTCCTGCAGAACGTCGCCCTCGGGCCGCGGTTCCGCGGCGTCCCGAAGGCCGAGGCGCTCGAGAAGGCGCGCGAGTGGATCCGTGTGGTCGGCCTCACCGGCTTCGAGGACCACCACCCGCACCAGCTGTCCGGCGGGATGCGCAAGCGCGCGACGCTCGCGGCGTCGCTGATCAGCGAGCCGTCGATCCTCCTCATGGACGAGCCGTTCGGTGCGCTGGACGTCCAGACCAAGGCGATCATGTCGAACGAGCTCCTGACCCTCTGGGAGCGGACCAAGCCATCGGTCATCTTCATCACGCACGACCTCGAGGAGGCCGTCGCGCTCGCCGACCGGGTCGTCGTCATGACCGCGGGCCCGGGCACGGTCAAGGCGGTCTACGACATCGACCTCCCACGCCCCCGTGGGGCCGTGCAGGAGATCCGCTTCGAGCCGCGTTTCCTCGAGCTGCACCAGCAGATCTGGGAGTCCCTGCGCGAGGAGGTCGAGCGCGCGTACGCCCGGACGGGTCGCACCACGGAGAGCACAGGAGGACGGAAGTGA
- a CDS encoding sensor histidine kinase yields the protein MALIGERQRLSTQIFVLQIVIILLTVVAGFAVSVAQARRVLDQRTGETSLAIARTIASMPAIVSGLTAPDPAGVIDPIAEQIRAATGAAFIVVADRRGIRYSHPNPELIGTSLLADADESVQSVLAGNTFVGVQNGSLGRSMRAKVPIRATDGTVVGLVSVGVLEAKVSSELAARLPESSVPPLLGLALGALGSLLLARRVKRQTFGLEPHDIAALLEQREAMLHSVREGALTVDSAGRLTLVNDEATRLIGIDTSALGRDLAEVAPAGRLRDVLTGQVTGRDEVVLVGDRVVVVNRMPVEVHGHPVGAIVTLRDRTELDGLLHELNDVRTLADALRAQEHEFANRLHVIGGLLELGRYAEAVQFVNVNSSLHQELAAALVDQIGDPIVSALLLGKASVASERGITLRVSMLTDVPVGLIDPRSLVTILGNLIDNALDSAAQGGSGGHVDVALAVEGPELLLRVHDSGPGIDPSLSDEIFREGFTTKVATGTGRRRGLGLALVSQAVRRHDGHIRVDNVDGAVFTVTLPIRHQQGMQEVLAS from the coding sequence ATGGCACTCATCGGCGAACGCCAGCGGCTCTCGACGCAGATTTTCGTGCTGCAGATCGTGATCATCCTGCTGACCGTCGTCGCCGGGTTCGCCGTGTCCGTCGCGCAGGCCAGGCGTGTCCTCGACCAGCGCACCGGGGAGACCTCCCTGGCGATCGCCCGCACGATCGCCTCGATGCCCGCGATCGTGTCAGGGCTCACGGCACCCGACCCTGCCGGCGTCATCGACCCGATCGCGGAGCAGATCCGGGCCGCGACCGGTGCGGCGTTCATCGTCGTCGCCGACCGCCGCGGCATCCGGTACTCGCACCCGAACCCCGAGCTGATCGGCACCTCGCTCCTGGCGGACGCCGACGAGTCGGTGCAGTCCGTGCTCGCCGGCAACACGTTCGTCGGGGTCCAGAACGGCTCGCTGGGCAGGTCCATGCGGGCCAAGGTGCCCATCCGCGCGACCGACGGCACGGTCGTGGGTCTCGTCTCGGTCGGGGTGCTCGAGGCGAAGGTCAGCTCGGAGCTGGCGGCCCGGCTCCCCGAGTCCTCCGTCCCGCCGTTGCTCGGGCTCGCCCTCGGAGCCCTCGGCTCCCTCCTGCTCGCGCGTCGGGTCAAGCGGCAGACCTTCGGGCTCGAGCCTCACGACATCGCCGCCCTGCTGGAGCAGCGCGAGGCGATGCTGCACAGCGTCCGCGAGGGCGCCCTGACGGTCGACTCCGCCGGTCGCCTCACCCTCGTCAACGACGAGGCCACGCGCCTGATCGGCATCGACACCTCGGCGCTCGGGCGCGACCTCGCCGAGGTGGCACCCGCTGGTCGACTCCGCGACGTGCTGACCGGCCAGGTCACGGGCCGCGACGAGGTCGTGCTCGTCGGCGACCGCGTCGTGGTTGTCAACCGGATGCCGGTCGAGGTGCACGGCCACCCGGTGGGTGCCATCGTGACGCTGCGTGACCGCACCGAGCTCGACGGGCTGTTGCACGAGCTGAACGACGTGCGCACCCTCGCCGACGCCCTGCGCGCGCAGGAGCACGAGTTCGCGAACCGCCTGCACGTGATCGGCGGCCTCCTCGAGCTCGGGCGTTACGCGGAGGCCGTCCAGTTCGTCAACGTGAACTCGTCGCTGCACCAGGAGCTCGCGGCCGCGCTCGTCGACCAGATCGGCGACCCGATCGTGTCCGCGCTCCTGCTCGGCAAGGCCTCGGTCGCGAGCGAACGGGGCATCACGCTGCGGGTCTCGATGCTCACGGACGTCCCGGTGGGCCTGATCGACCCCCGCAGCCTCGTGACGATCCTCGGCAACCTGATCGACAACGCTCTCGACTCCGCGGCGCAGGGCGGCTCGGGCGGCCACGTCGACGTCGCCCTCGCCGTCGAGGGCCCCGAGCTCCTGCTGCGCGTGCACGACTCCGGGCCGGGCATCGACCCGTCGTTGTCCGACGAGATCTTCCGTGAGGGCTTCACCACCAAGGTCGCGACCGGCACGGGTCGCCGCCGAGGTCTCGGCCTCGCCCTCGTGAGCCAGGCCGTCCGCCGCCACGACGGACACATCCGTGTCGACAACGTCGACGGCGCGGTCTTCACCGTCACGCTTCCCATCCGCCACCAGCAGGGGATGCAGGAGGTCCTCGCGTCATGA